The window ATCAAGAATGCTGATATGGCTATGTATCGTGCTAAGGAGCGAGGTAGGAATAGATACGAGTTCTCCACAAAAAGCGTCCTGGGGATTGTATCAAAATGAAACAATACTAATTAGTAACATCCGGCTTAGCATATGGTTTACGGATAGAAAAGATTCTGAGTGTCATCTGCCCTACCCTACTTATCTAAGACAGGGCATTAATAGTCAACCTGTCACACATCGTATATGACGGGAAGTCTCACTCTTAACATCCGCCAAATATTCAGGGTTGCTAAAGGCTTTTGCATTTATCCAAACGCTTTAGATTAGCTCATGGGTCTTACCCTGGGATAACCTATTGCCCACTAATACGTTTATTATATTTGGAACATATGTGAGAGAAGGGGGTTCAGTTATGGGTAAAAGAATTACAGTCATTGCGGTTACTCTGCTGACAACTGCAATATTGTTGGGGGGATGTGTCAGTCAACAAACACCTGAACCTACGATCGAAGTTAAGGACGCAGCCGGGGCTAGGGATGCCTCGTTGTCATATATTCATTCTGCCGGAGGGAATGAGGCTCCTTCCCCCGGGGGTGACTGGAGCGCGGAGGATATCATCCCGGATCTATTGGGTAGCACTACCCTGCAATTCACAAAGGATGATTGGACGGTTACTGTTACCTATCCCGTAGTAGCACCTGAGAACATAATATATACCGTGGTGGTAGAGAGCCAGAGAAACGGCTGGTATTGGAAAGGGACTGTTACGCCATCCGGAAATGTCTCTGAAATAATCCCGTTCGGTAGATTTAGTGAAGAAAGAAGCATGGAAATAGCCAGGGAATTTCTTATCGCCAGCCCAACCTTTAGTTTTGACGGCATAGAAGAAAGCCTGGAATTAATAGAGACCCTTTATCCCGAGATCGAGTTTGCCTGGCAGTTCATTTTTGAGTTTGACTGCCGTCATCCCGGATACGGTGATAGAACCGGTGAAATACTGGCTCAGGTGATCACACACCACCAGGCCCCTATTGCTATAGAGAGGTATCAGGTTGTGTCGGCTATAATGGATGAAGAGTGGGATATGATCCAACAAAAGCAAATCGATTCCTCACCACCCCCGCCAGCGCCAGTACCGGCTGCGCCAAACGACAGCATCGTAACAGCCAGGGTTATTGATATCATAAATACTTCCGGAGATTTTCCATGGGAGATGTTAGTTGAGATTGAATCTTCAGAAGATGTCCCGGGATACATTAATGCTACAGCACACCTGATCGGCGAGCAGATCACATTGAAGACTATGGAGAATTTATCTGATATCGAGAGGAACCAGATAATTACTGCCAACGTGAAATTAGAGGGAGATGAGAGAATGAGATTCTACTCGGCGGTAAATATAGAATAGACAAATTCCTACAGTGACCAGAATAAAGGGGGGCCGGGAAATATACTCCTGGCCCCCCTTTGCCTGTTAATCAGATTCCTTTAGAACTCGAACAGCTCCGGCTGTTCAGCTTTACTTTGTACTTCGGCTTCCTCCCGTTCCAGTCTTCTATCCACCCTCTCCCTTTCCCGCCTTACCTTGACCCGCTGACGGTATATCCAGTCCTTAAGCCTCTTAAGCTCACCCATCTGGTAATCATCAAGACTCTCTACCCGGATATCATCTGGCATCTGGCCACCCTTATGACGGGTATAGGTTTTGGTGGAGACATAGAGATAGATCCGGCTCCAGTCATGATCCATCGGGAAACTTAGGCCGGCGGTGTAGAGATAGGCGCAGGCCTCGGCATCGGTACCGGTTTCCTGCTCACCATTTGAGGATCTGATACCCATCTCTAATCTATCCATCGTGATGGCTCCCTTAATCCAGTCGGGTAAGGTCTCTCCCCATCCCCCCGGGAATACCAGTATCGGGTCAGTGAATATCCCCACGATATCACTTACCATATCACCTGTTTTTGGCACAAAAACCCTCCTACATTATTTTGATTTTAATCTCCTAGCCGACTAATACCGGCTGCCGGCCGTGGCTGGCTATCCGCCTCTCCGCTTCTACCGCCCCGTCTGGTAAATCATTACGGACAGCCTTAATTGAGGACTTGATGTAGTCTATCCGCTCGATATCACAAACAAGACGTACCAGGCGCTGGTCAAGATACTGGGGCAGGTTAGGTATGTTCCGGGCTTCATTGGTCACAATCTTGGCCCGCTCCAGTGGCTCGGAGGCTTGACTTACCAGCTCTTCTACCATGTCCATCGCCTCACTCACCATTAACACGCTCCACTTGATAGGCACAATAACCCCCTTTCAATATTGATTTAGTCTTGCCCTGGCCACGCAGAAACAAAGAGGGGTATCACTCCCACGCACTGGGGAGCAATACCCCTGAAAATAGCAAAAAAGCGGGGTTTCCCCCGCTTCTCTGCGTTGGCTTTCTTTTGAGTTCAAGCGTTCAGTTTCAGGCTACGGCGACTGGCTCTCTTACCTTGCCCTTACGCTTCGCTTTCGGCTTTGTCTCAGCTTCTGGCTCGGCTACCTCTACCTCAACCTCTGGCTCGGCTTCCGTTACCTCATCGGCTACCCCTTCGCTCTCGGCTTCCGCTTCGCTAGCCTCTTTATCCTCTTGCCTTACCTCTGAAGTAAGCATTGGCATTACCACCAGCTTATAGCCGTTAGTGGTAAAGAGGACTGGCGACTTGCCGTCGGTGAGCTTTAGCTCTGGCATACCGCCACAGGCTTTTAACGCTTCGGCAAGGTAACCGCCGTCTAGCCTTACCCTGTTAGCCTCACCCTCGATATCGGCTGGCATTGTGGCTTGTCCCTTATCATCGGGATTAGCCAGCACCATAACGCCGTTACCAAGGGTAATGTCTATCGGGTAGGACTTGCTGTCGGCCAGTGCTCTCAGTGAGTTAATCACCTTGCCCGCCTCGACGGTGTCAAAGTGAGCGGTGGTCTTAGCCTCGGTCGGGATTAGCCTCTCCCAGTCGGGAAACTTGCCGTCGTCGCTAACCCACTGATAGCGGATTAGCTCGGTGTCAATGGTGAGCGTCTTGATGTCCTCACCCTCAAAGCTAACCCTTGCTCTCTTGGCGCTCCGCAAGGCGTTGGCTATTCCTGCCAAATCCTCACGGCTTATCAGGACTTCGCCCTCTCCGTCATAGTCAAGGCTTACTACCGCCAGTCTAAAGCCGTCGGCGCTTACCAGCGTGAGCTTACCCTCTTTAGCCGTAAAGAGGACACATTGTAATACTGGTCGAGTGTCCTCAGTAGCAGTAAAGGGTAATACCCTCGATAGCGCTTCCGCTAGCTCCAGACTGCCGATGTTAGGCGTTACGGCGTTACGGGAAGTAACCCTCACCTCACAGAGCGTCATCGGCGTGTTATCACCTATCCACGCTCCGTCATCAAGCTGGCTGATATTAGCTCCACAAACCACCTTAAGCCGTTTACTAACAGCCTGCGTCTCGCTAGCACTGTCATTGAAAGGCGTAACTTTTACGATGTTACTGCCGTTTAGCGACTTAAGGTAACCGAGTAAGCCTTTGCGCCCAATGGTAAAGTCCATTAGCGTTACCCTGTCGGCGACCGCTCTGGATAAGGCGTTTACCAGCGTAGCTTTATGCGCCACAAAGCCTGAGCCTGAACGCTTGCCCTCGATATTCAGTTTTTCCAGTTTATTCACCCCTTTGGCTATCTGGCAGTCGGGCAAGTCCGCCAGCTTCGCCTCTTTAGTAAGCTACCGCATATCTGCGTCTCGCTAGCCTATGCGGTGCTTCCACTATATAAGTGTCCGAAATCACCCTAAAACCTTATCACTCAATCAACTTTTTTTGCTCTTGCCTTCTATATCGAGAAAGATAAACCATATCGTAGTTAGTAAGGGCTTCCCCACTATGTAGCTTGTGAGCTATGGCTACCAGTCTTGGCTTATAGCCTAGCTCCCAGATATCCTCACTGACCCACGCCCCAAGCTCAAGAGCCTTATCATCCGCTATCAGCTCTCCAAGCTCGGTGGTGTTGCCCTCACTGTCTATGACAGGCTTACTCAGGCTTTCCAGCTTGATAGCCTTCTTACACTCTCGGTATAGGTCGTTCTCTCTACACTTTGCCCTTTGCGCCTTGCTACAGTGCTGGCAGTCCAAGCCGTTATTTACCTTATAATGCCGATACCAGTAATGATTTACGCTATGACTGGCAATCCGATACATCACGGCTTCGGTAAACGGCTTGTGTCCGTTATTGCGCTCCACGTCGGCAAGGGTAACCATTATATCGTGTAGCAAGTCCTCTCTATCCTCTGGCTTTGACTTACCGCTAAACCGAGAGGCTACCTTGTAATAGGCTAGCCACTTGCCACCTAGCTGGTCGTAGCCATTACCGCTAGTCCGAGCTTGCTTTTGCCGTCGCCGTCGGCTAGACTTGATGCTACG is drawn from Dehalococcoidales bacterium and contains these coding sequences:
- a CDS encoding DNA polymerase III subunit beta, coding for MPDCQIAKGVNKLEKLNIEGKRSGSGFVAHKATLVNALSRAVADRVTLMDFTIGRKGLLGYLKSLNGSNIVKVTPFNDSASETQAVSKRLKVVCGANISQLDDGAWIGDNTPMTLCEVRVTSRNAVTPNIGSLELAEALSRVLPFTATEDTRPVLQCVLFTAKEGKLTLVSADGFRLAVVSLDYDGEGEVLISREDLAGIANALRSAKRARVSFEGEDIKTLTIDTELIRYQWVSDDGKFPDWERLIPTEAKTTAHFDTVEAGKVINSLRALADSKSYPIDITLGNGVMVLANPDDKGQATMPADIEGEANRVRLDGGYLAEALKACGGMPELKLTDGKSPVLFTTNGYKLVVMPMLTSEVRQEDKEASEAEAESEGVADEVTEAEPEVEVEVAEPEAETKPKAKRKGKVREPVAVA